The Sagittula stellata E-37 sequence TCGGTCGTGGCACCTTTGTCGCCGACCGGACACGGCCGCAACCGCCCGGTCCGCTGCTGAGCTTCGACGAGACGACGCCTGACAACATCAACCTTTTTTATTCGCGGCCGCCGGACGTGGGGCAGGTGGCCCTGATCAGCGACGGCATGCGCCGGCTCGCCGACAAACCGCGCCATTCGCTGATGGACTATCCCTCTGCCGAAGCCTACGCGCCGGCCCGCAGGGCTGTGTTGCGCTGGTTGTCCGATGCGGTTCTGGGGCCTGCGGACGAGGACCAGATCGTCCTGTCGCATGGCGGTCAGTCCGGCGTGTCGCTGGTGATGCAGGCCGTGTTGCGCGGACCGTCACCGGTGGTGCTGGTAGAGGAGGTCTTTTACCCCGGCTTCCGCCGCGCGGCACAATTGGCGCGGGCGGAGGTTGTGCCGGTGCCGATGGACTCGTACGGATTGATCCCCTCTGCGCTCGATGAACTGTGCAAGAAGCACGATGCGCAGGTGCTTTGTACCAGTGCCGAAGTGCACAATCCGACGGGATTGTTCACGCCGCCCGAGCGCAGGGCCGAAATCGCGAAGGTTGCCGCGCGCCACGGGTTGAACGTGCTGGAAGATGACTGCTACCGGCTGGGCCCGTCGCGCGCGCCGACCTACCGCGCGCTGCTGCCGGATCTCGGCTGGTACGTGAACTCGCTGTCGAAGACGCTGGCGCCCAGCCTGAGGATCGGGTTCGTCGTCGCCCCGCCGTCGCAGGCGCGGCGGTTGCGACAGACGGCGGAACACGGGTTCTTCGGGCTGTCA is a genomic window containing:
- a CDS encoding PLP-dependent aminotransferase family protein, coding for MDTISDLYGLQDAGPKYRAVAGALKDAIAQGDLGVGDRLPPVRELAWQLKITPGTVARAYTILTDEGLLVAEVGRGTFVADRTRPQPPGPLLSFDETTPDNINLFYSRPPDVGQVALISDGMRRLADKPRHSLMDYPSAEAYAPARRAVLRWLSDAVLGPADEDQIVLSHGGQSGVSLVMQAVLRGPSPVVLVEEVFYPGFRRAAQLARAEVVPVPMDSYGLIPSALDELCKKHDAQVLCTSAEVHNPTGLFTPPERRAEIAKVAARHGLNVLEDDCYRLGPSRAPTYRALLPDLGWYVNSLSKTLAPSLRIGFVVAPPSQARRLRQTAEHGFFGLSEPLAMLVEDLLQRDETYEVTIRAREEIARYVRVAVNVLGRYDLTWNEQVPFLWLRLPQGWRAGSFAQAAEAQGVRIRAAEEFVPRDGFVPHAVRIGVNAQLSLKTFETAISRLRDMLDNPPERMTV